From Anaerohalosphaera lusitana, one genomic window encodes:
- a CDS encoding STAS domain-containing protein: MEQSSPKIAVQYVGDVVLVVPTDEKLLEEPDIQALEDSILPLVEDGTGVELVISFENVKFLSSAVLGLLIRLSKKVYENQGKMHLCCIDQKIYEIFKITRLDKVFEIYDSRDEAVSSF; the protein is encoded by the coding sequence ATGGAACAATCAAGCCCGAAAATTGCTGTTCAGTACGTTGGTGATGTGGTTCTTGTGGTGCCGACTGATGAGAAGTTGTTGGAAGAGCCCGACATACAGGCCCTGGAAGACTCTATACTGCCGCTGGTCGAGGACGGCACAGGGGTGGAGCTGGTGATCAGTTTCGAGAATGTGAAATTTCTCAGCAGTGCGGTTCTGGGATTGCTAATTCGTTTGAGCAAAAAGGTTTACGAAAACCAGGGCAAGATGCACCTTTGCTGTATCGACCAGAAGATCTACGAGATTTTCAAGATCACCCGGCTGGATAAGGTTTTTGAGATATATGACAGCAGGGACGAGGCTGTTTCTTCGTTCTAA
- a CDS encoding MazG nucleotide pyrophosphohydrolase domain-containing protein — translation MEIKQFQEWISNKYEQRDLERGTPATFMWFVEEVGELATALAEDDFENKQEEFADVLAWLCTLANINGIDLDKACTKKYVENDIEGFK, via the coding sequence ATGGAAATAAAGCAGTTTCAGGAATGGATCAGCAACAAGTACGAGCAACGAGACCTGGAGCGCGGAACGCCGGCCACTTTCATGTGGTTCGTTGAGGAAGTGGGCGAGCTTGCAACCGCGCTTGCAGAGGATGACTTTGAAAACAAGCAGGAAGAATTCGCAGACGTATTAGCATGGCTTTGCACACTGGCCAATATAAACGGTATTGACCTGGACAAGGCGTGCACAAAGAAATACGTTGAGAATGATATCGAAGGCTTTAAGTAA
- a CDS encoding ATP-binding protein — protein sequence MEPHSAERKKMVIPSTNDGVRSACRRLIGEVKDGNFTEEEVFAIHLALEEAVVNAAEHGNGMDPDKEVTIEWSIGREKFEIDICDCGRGFKPDEVPDPRCDENLEKPSGRGVLLMRAYMDVVEFNNWGNCVHMEKHRKGKEE from the coding sequence ATGGAGCCTCATTCAGCCGAACGCAAGAAGATGGTCATACCGAGCACCAACGATGGTGTGCGGTCGGCCTGCCGACGGCTGATCGGCGAGGTCAAAGACGGTAATTTTACCGAGGAAGAGGTGTTCGCGATACACCTGGCTCTGGAAGAGGCGGTGGTCAATGCTGCCGAGCATGGAAACGGGATGGACCCGGATAAGGAAGTGACGATCGAGTGGTCGATCGGGCGTGAGAAATTTGAGATAGATATCTGCGATTGCGGCAGGGGTTTCAAGCCCGATGAGGTGCCGGATCCGCGGTGTGACGAGAATCTTGAAAAGCCCTCCGGCAGGGGGGTTTTGCTGATGAGAGCATACATGGATGTAGTCGAGTTCAACAACTGGGGCAATTGTGTGCACATGGAGAAACACCGGAAGGGCAAGGAAGAATAG
- a CDS encoding RrF2 family transcriptional regulator, with protein MKISRSTGYALVAVGYIAQNYKDGAVLAARVSKEYDIPLEYLLKILQQLVRANVLRSKRGPRGGFFLARPAEEITLLQIIEAVDGPMISHLHLAEQTNNAPFSIKMEEVCRNATEQVKEIFGSAKLSDLLKG; from the coding sequence ATGAAGATTAGCAGATCGACAGGTTACGCACTGGTAGCTGTGGGCTACATCGCCCAGAATTACAAAGACGGCGCAGTATTGGCTGCAAGAGTTTCTAAGGAATATGACATTCCGCTGGAATACCTGCTGAAGATCCTCCAGCAGCTTGTACGTGCAAACGTACTGAGAAGTAAGAGAGGCCCACGCGGCGGTTTCTTCCTGGCACGCCCTGCTGAGGAAATCACGCTGCTGCAGATCATTGAAGCCGTTGACGGCCCGATGATCAGCCACCTGCACCTTGCAGAACAGACAAACAACGCTCCTTTCAGCATCAAGATGGAAGAAGTATGCAGAAATGCTACAGAGCAGGTTAAGGAAATCTTCGGCAGTGCTAAGCTTTCTGATCTTCTTAAGGGCTAA